The Solibacillus sp. FSL W7-1436 genome window below encodes:
- a CDS encoding TetR/AcrR family transcriptional regulator — MNKNDLRVIKTKKTIHKALLLLLKEKSLPQIKITELCKEATINRGTFYFHYQSVDDVLQELFEEIMLDLQISYDEPFKEGLELTVSGMNLNPNSVKIFDHVKKYEDFYKIVLSEDVSMKYYYMLFDEICKLMDETDYLKHEHQLNKYLHAYNANAIIGLLIQWYLNNFEDSVDMMNNRLVEIVKFRQSLK; from the coding sequence ATGAATAAAAATGATCTTCGTGTTATCAAAACGAAAAAAACAATACATAAAGCATTACTTTTATTATTGAAGGAAAAGTCATTGCCCCAAATTAAAATTACCGAGCTTTGTAAAGAAGCGACGATTAATCGCGGGACGTTTTATTTCCATTATCAAAGTGTTGACGATGTACTTCAGGAATTATTCGAAGAAATTATGCTGGATTTACAAATTTCATATGATGAGCCTTTTAAAGAAGGATTGGAGCTAACTGTCAGCGGAATGAACTTAAATCCGAATTCCGTGAAGATTTTCGACCACGTCAAGAAATACGAGGACTTTTACAAAATTGTATTATCTGAAGATGTATCGATGAAATATTATTACATGCTTTTTGATGAAATTTGCAAGCTGATGGATGAGACCGATTATTTAAAACATGAACATCAGTTAAATAAATATCTGCATGCCTATAATGCAAATGCCATCATCGGATTACTCATTCAATGGTATTTGAACAACTTTGAAGACTCGGTGGATATGATGAACAACCGCCTCGTGGAAATTGTGAAGTTTCGGCAGTCGCTAAAGTGA
- a CDS encoding NAD(P)-dependent oxidoreductase — MNLLILGGTGRVGSHLVENALQDDHHVTVLVRTPEKVQIQHNNLTVVQGDVLSKEDIGQAMHGLDVVMSALNTDGGTTLTDSMPLIIDAMKKEGIKRIITIGTAGILQSRVSPELLRYQSSESKRKLTRAAEEHHKVYELLLQSGLDWTIVCPTYLPDGERLGNYRAERDFLPVDGSQISVPDTADFAYSLLESSDFIKARVGIAY, encoded by the coding sequence ATGAATTTATTAATTTTAGGCGGAACTGGCCGGGTTGGAAGTCACTTGGTTGAAAATGCACTTCAGGACGACCATCATGTAACGGTTCTTGTTCGTACACCGGAGAAAGTCCAAATCCAGCATAACAATTTAACGGTTGTTCAAGGGGATGTGCTTAGTAAGGAAGATATTGGGCAGGCGATGCATGGTTTGGATGTGGTAATGAGTGCACTGAATACGGATGGGGGAACGACTCTAACTGACAGCATGCCGCTAATTATTGATGCGATGAAAAAGGAAGGCATTAAACGAATCATCACAATCGGTACTGCCGGCATCCTGCAAAGTCGCGTCAGCCCAGAACTGCTGCGCTACCAGTCGAGCGAATCCAAGCGGAAACTAACCCGTGCTGCTGAAGAACACCATAAAGTGTACGAGTTGTTGCTGCAGTCGGGACTTGATTGGACAATTGTCTGCCCTACATATTTGCCTGACGGGGAACGGCTCGGAAACTACCGGGCAGAGCGAGATTTTTTACCGGTAGACGGCAGCCAAATTTCAGTTCCGGATACAGCGGACTTTGCCTATAGCTTATTGGAAAGCAGTGATTTTATAAAAGCGCGCGTAGGGATCGCGTATTAA
- a CDS encoding SDR family oxidoreductase, with translation MKLQGKVAIVTGAASGMGKAIAELYAKEGAKVVVSDYNGEGAKTVADAIVAAGGQAIANQANVAELADIERMFEETKAAYGQLDILVNNAGIMDGMEPVGEITDEKWDRLFSVNTMGVMRAMRIATNLFLEQGHGVIVNNISAGGLRGARAGAAYTASKHAVAGLTKNTGYMYANSGIRCNGIAPGGVMTNIQSSMTGVSEFGAGRQQTGLGTMPRAGQPEEIAQLALFLGSDDSSFINGQVIAADAGWTAY, from the coding sequence ATGAAATTACAAGGTAAAGTAGCAATCGTAACTGGTGCAGCTTCTGGTATGGGGAAAGCAATCGCTGAACTTTATGCAAAAGAAGGCGCAAAAGTTGTCGTTTCAGATTATAATGGTGAAGGTGCAAAAACAGTAGCAGATGCAATCGTAGCAGCTGGCGGACAAGCAATTGCAAACCAGGCAAACGTAGCAGAATTAGCTGACATCGAGCGCATGTTTGAAGAAACTAAAGCAGCTTACGGTCAATTAGATATTTTAGTAAACAACGCTGGAATCATGGACGGCATGGAACCAGTCGGTGAAATTACAGATGAGAAATGGGACCGTCTTTTCTCAGTAAATACAATGGGTGTAATGCGTGCAATGCGTATCGCAACGAACCTCTTCCTTGAACAAGGTCACGGTGTTATCGTAAATAACATCTCAGCAGGCGGTTTACGTGGTGCTCGTGCTGGTGCAGCTTATACTGCTTCGAAACACGCAGTTGCTGGTTTAACGAAAAACACAGGTTACATGTACGCAAACTCTGGCATCCGTTGTAACGGTATCGCACCAGGTGGGGTAATGACAAACATTCAATCATCAATGACAGGTGTTTCTGAGTTCGGTGCAGGACGTCAACAAACAGGGCTTGGCACAATGCCTCGTGCTGGTCAACCGGAAGAAATCGCTCAGCTAGCATTATTCCTAGGTTCTGATGATTCAAGCTTCATCAACGGACAAGTCATTGCTGCTGATGCTGGTTGGACTGCATACTAA
- a CDS encoding endonuclease, with protein MVKNRNVTLLFSWVLIVFILIQPLQSTVTNAASGDGSSSAPYSVSQAISNQNNSLKTVQGYIVGQPTATTTVLTSNFPNDYALAIADSANETNTANMIYVQIPTSFRSSYGLKSNPSLMGKSIKITGTLSAYFSHPGLKNGTAFTLLEGNPTTPDPTPEPNPSTGGYYDAAIGKTGAALKTALHNIIDDHTEISYSNVWTALRETDEDPNNSNNVILLYTGRSQSKTTNGGNVNDWNREHVWAKSHGGFGTSMGAGTDLHHLRPTDVSVNGTRSNLDFDNGGNEHSEAAGNYYDSDSWEPRDSVKGDVARMLFYMAVRYEGDSGEVDLELNNKVNNGTAPYHGKLSVLLQWHKQDPVDNFERNRNEIIYTDYQHNRNPFIDHPEWASAIWE; from the coding sequence ATGGTTAAAAATCGAAATGTAACTCTACTGTTTTCTTGGGTACTTATTGTTTTCATTTTAATTCAGCCTCTTCAATCTACTGTCACGAATGCAGCTTCCGGAGACGGATCATCGTCGGCACCTTACTCGGTATCTCAGGCAATCAGCAATCAAAATAACTCCTTAAAAACTGTTCAAGGTTATATCGTAGGACAGCCTACAGCAACAACGACCGTCCTTACTAGCAATTTTCCAAATGACTACGCATTGGCTATAGCGGACAGTGCGAACGAAACGAATACCGCAAACATGATCTATGTACAAATACCAACTTCTTTCCGCTCTTCTTACGGCTTGAAATCCAATCCTTCGTTAATGGGGAAAAGCATTAAAATAACGGGAACATTGTCAGCTTACTTTTCTCATCCTGGATTAAAAAATGGGACTGCATTTACGTTATTAGAAGGAAATCCAACAACTCCTGATCCAACACCGGAACCGAATCCATCAACTGGCGGCTATTATGATGCGGCTATTGGAAAAACGGGTGCCGCTTTAAAAACAGCTCTGCATAATATTATTGATGATCATACAGAAATTTCGTATTCCAATGTATGGACAGCTCTTCGCGAAACAGATGAAGACCCGAACAATTCGAATAACGTCATTCTTCTTTATACAGGCCGTTCTCAAAGTAAAACTACAAACGGCGGGAATGTGAATGACTGGAACCGCGAGCATGTTTGGGCAAAATCCCACGGCGGGTTTGGTACGTCAATGGGTGCAGGAACAGACTTGCATCATTTGCGTCCAACCGATGTGAGCGTCAACGGTACGAGAAGCAACCTTGATTTTGACAACGGCGGGAACGAGCATTCAGAAGCAGCCGGAAACTACTATGACTCGGATTCATGGGAGCCGAGAGACAGTGTAAAAGGCGATGTTGCCCGCATGCTGTTTTATATGGCGGTTCGCTATGAAGGGGACAGCGGGGAAGTGGATTTGGAACTAAATAATAAAGTGAACAATGGCACGGCTCCTTACCACGGGAAACTATCGGTACTGCTTCAATGGCATAAACAAGACCCGGTCGACAATTTCGAACGGAACAGAAATGAAATCATTTATACAGATTACCAGCACAACCGCAATCCATTTATCGATCACCCCGAGTGGGCATCGGCTATTTGGGAATAA
- a CDS encoding HEAT repeat domain-containing protein — protein sequence MSQQNQETAPQLPENFSELKKAVNRTADWEARLDAVQELAKIKADESIKILQYVAKADLVTKVRDAAAKHLKKMGQQVEPSEAPKGELFKDLRKIFKRIKKSLPADHTYEDFKVKLEKMRIDIYNTYEGEKGAQFDAWLKDMWETTTTRK from the coding sequence ATGAGTCAACAAAATCAAGAAACAGCACCACAATTACCTGAAAATTTCAGTGAATTAAAGAAGGCCGTAAATCGTACAGCAGACTGGGAAGCACGTTTAGATGCAGTACAGGAATTAGCGAAAATTAAAGCGGATGAATCGATCAAAATTTTGCAATATGTTGCGAAAGCCGATTTAGTAACGAAAGTTCGTGATGCTGCGGCGAAACATTTAAAGAAAATGGGTCAGCAAGTTGAACCGTCTGAAGCACCTAAAGGCGAATTGTTCAAAGACTTGCGTAAAATTTTCAAACGCATTAAGAAGAGCTTGCCTGCGGACCACACGTATGAAGACTTCAAAGTGAAATTGGAAAAAATGCGTATCGATATTTACAACACATATGAAGGCGAAAAAGGCGCACAGTTTGATGCTTGGCTTAAGGATATGTGGGAAACTACGACAACTCGAAAATAA
- a CDS encoding excinuclease: MNTRMNTRYKITRHDEEGNPTLSLQECQNFFATKSDFEYRDYYSVTQDGVNMKINGYFFMWHIEGLEIPFRFYENELYVAVSHPAVMDKTKEVARGLEANYIEG; the protein is encoded by the coding sequence ATGAATACACGAATGAATACAAGATATAAAATTACACGTCATGACGAAGAAGGCAATCCAACGCTTAGCCTGCAGGAATGCCAAAACTTCTTTGCGACAAAATCGGATTTCGAATATAGAGATTACTACAGTGTCACACAAGACGGTGTTAATATGAAAATTAACGGCTACTTCTTTATGTGGCATATAGAAGGTCTGGAAATACCGTTCCGTTTTTACGAGAACGAGCTTTATGTTGCGGTATCACACCCTGCTGTAATGGATAAAACGAAGGAAGTAGCGCGCGGCTTGGAAGCGAATTATATTGAAGGATAA
- a CDS encoding phosphoglycerate mutase produces the protein MGEIDISKEAIEKDLALIKTCLRLINQAVILRERSGETFTPSENEELHILISKIDKDLNELKVNINYDTR, from the coding sequence ATGGGCGAAATAGACATAAGCAAAGAGGCAATCGAAAAGGATTTGGCGTTGATTAAAACGTGTTTAAGACTCATTAATCAAGCGGTGATTTTAAGGGAACGCAGTGGCGAAACCTTTACCCCTTCTGAAAATGAAGAATTACATATATTAATTTCTAAAATTGATAAGGACTTAAATGAACTTAAAGTGAACATAAATTATGATACAAGGTAA
- a CDS encoding DUF2512 family protein — MNHLKALVIKFVMIAAVLGIILAGIFDFAFSDTLVISLVLTLLAYVVGDLGIFQNAGARAEQDKRNIVATLSDVLLAAIVIYFMGQSYSENSENIVAAAIVSAVVIGLGEWFFHKYIDRHVFDRADATDAQREY, encoded by the coding sequence ATGAATCATTTGAAAGCGTTGGTTATTAAATTTGTGATGATTGCGGCAGTTTTAGGTATTATTCTTGCAGGGATTTTTGATTTTGCATTTAGTGACACATTAGTAATCAGTTTAGTGTTAACACTTTTAGCTTATGTTGTAGGGGATTTAGGGATTTTCCAAAATGCCGGTGCCCGCGCAGAGCAGGATAAACGGAATATCGTCGCAACATTATCGGATGTTCTTTTAGCAGCAATTGTTATTTACTTTATGGGACAAAGCTATTCTGAAAACAGCGAGAATATTGTAGCAGCTGCCATTGTTTCAGCTGTAGTCATAGGTTTAGGGGAATGGTTCTTCCACAAATATATTGATAGACACGTATTTGACAGAGCCGATGCAACAGATGCTCAAAGAGAATATTAA
- a CDS encoding CC/Se motif family (seleno)protein has translation MQIELDTNTKKWMQSKGKPVSVKTISVNACCAPPVQELMTHLGKPKDVHNYNEIKIDNLSVYVEKNLSNNEKMTLKLTGIGIFKMISAKLS, from the coding sequence ATGCAAATCGAACTTGATACAAATACGAAAAAATGGATGCAGTCAAAAGGCAAGCCTGTTTCCGTAAAAACTATATCTGTGAACGCTTGCTGCGCCCCGCCCGTCCAGGAATTGATGACTCATTTAGGTAAGCCGAAAGACGTGCATAACTATAATGAAATCAAAATCGATAACCTGTCTGTTTACGTTGAGAAGAACCTTTCAAATAATGAAAAAATGACATTGAAGCTTACAGGCATCGGCATTTTCAAAATGATTTCAGCTAAATTAAGTTAA